The following proteins come from a genomic window of Zygotorulaspora mrakii chromosome 8, complete sequence:
- the ECM31 gene encoding 3-methyl-2-oxobutanoate hydroxymethyltransferase (similar to Saccharomyces cerevisiae ECM31 (YBR176W); ancestral locus Anc_8.583), with protein sequence MLPRLRTCSYVLRHYAKHFYSSHSGAPRINTIHDIYDKYTKGIPLTMCTAYDYITANWVQKSNCDMILVGDSLAMTTLGYDSTTDLSLQEFNYHVKSVCRTSGPALIIADMPFGSFEASIETGISNAIDMMKLSHKVTSLKLEVGLHSRDGYTIKLIKQICSRGIPVVGHIGLTPQKIHSLGGYKVQGNKKIQDAKELLETALMLQEAGCWALVLECVPHKIAKYITSKMSIPTIGIGAGSGTSGQVLVVSDILGMKDGYVPKFVKQYAQSQDHSITALCKFNSEVEERSFPNDEVHAFKIKDEVWKSFIDSEAKS encoded by the coding sequence ATGCTTCCAAGACTTAGAACATGCTCGTATGTCCTTAGGCATTATGCGAAACATTTCTATTCATCTCATTCCGGTGCTCCGAGAATAAATacaattcatgatatatATGACAAGTATACTAAAGGTATACCATTGACAATGTGCACTGCTTATGACTACATTACTGCTAATTGGGTTCAAAAATCGAATTGCGATATGATACTGGTTGGAGATTCTTTGGCAATGACCACTCTGGGTTATGATTCAACAACAGATCTTTCATTGCAAGAGTTCAATTACCATGTCAAATCTGTATGCAGAACTAGTGGACCAGCATTGATTATCGCAGATATGCCATTTGGCAGTTTTGAAGCCAGTATCGAAACCGGTATTTCAAATGCTATAGatatgatgaaattgagtCACAAAGTCACCTCATTGAAACTAGAAGTAGGCCTTCACTCCAGAGATGGCTATACGATAAAGTTGATAAAACAAATCTGCTCGAGAGGCATACCAGTAGTGGGACATATTGGGCTAACacctcaaaaaattcattcGTTGGGTGGATATAAAGTTCAAGGgaacaaaaaaatccaagatGCAAAAGAATTGTTGGAGACGGCGTTGATGTTACAAGAGGCCGGATGCTGGGCGTTGGTACTCGAATGTGTACCTCATAAGATTGCGAAATATATAACGTCAAAGATGTCTATCCCCACAATAGGTATAGGAGCCGGGAGTGGTACAAGTGGTCAAGTGCTTGTTGTTAGCGACATCTTAGGTATGAAAGATGGTTATGTACCCAAGTTCGTAAAGCAATATGCACAATCGCAAGACCATTCAATCACAGCTCTATGTAAGTTCAATTCCGAAGTCGAAGAAAGGAGTTTTCCGAATGACGAGGTCCatgccttcaaaatcaaagacGAAGTATGGAAGAGTTTTATAGATTCAGAAGCCAAAAGCTAA
- the MSD1 gene encoding aspartate--tRNA ligase MSD1 (similar to Saccharomyces cerevisiae MSD1 (YPL104W); ancestral locus Anc_8.584): MRIQGSQFHTWSRLLKQLPPAESTISKFTLQKSTITINNIAGVAENAEVVLNGWIDKKPKKISKNLNFGLLRDHEGNTLQLVDTKSLLKHAAVEDVVQARGHLSPKKDSDSALELKLNSMTTLNRSNRKPSELQDFKETGDYPPEYRFLQLRLHKYQAILKKRNSITKSVRDTLNDQGFIEIETPLLFKSTPEGAREFLVPSRKVDHNSKRPTFYALPQSPQQYKQLLIASGVNKYFQLARCFRDEDLRADRQPEFTQIDLEMAFSSANDVMQVVEKLLVPLWKQYSASNSLLTLNSRGRLVSVDKEDPICHMTYKQAMTQYGIDKPDLRAPDLKIMDLTEFKARGYTNKDFPVFEILILRNAFDSKESLQQNASYFNNANNYNSRVPIIVPIEDEKDANNWFEKFMTLAAFENPKLISKFLKLKKGDIICGSTRQHSFSLFENPTPLGRLRQLVLDSDWGKERYQKTNKDVATWVVDFPLFSPKEKNTKEDKKYDYPSYCTDAVTSTHHPFTMVKLSDYEKLQTNPLQCSGQHYDLVVSGVEVGGGSTRIHDAELQDYIFENILQIKNSDKLFGHLLRAFRMGTPPHAGFAVGFDRLCAMLCGTESIRDVIAFPKSITGSDLVVGCPTVVDEKTINMYNIRYNSKS, translated from the coding sequence ATGCGAATTCAGGGTTCTCAATTTCACACGTGGAGTAGATTGCTGAAGCAATTACCACCAGCTGAGTCAACAATCTCAAAATTCACGCTGCAGAAGTCGACTATTACAATAAATAATATTGCAGGTGTCGCCGAAAATGCAGAGGTTGTTCTAAATGGATGGATCGACAAGAAGCCAAAGAAAATCAGTAAAAACTTGAATTTTGGTTTACTCCGTGATCATGAAGGTAATACACTACAACTGGTAGATACAAAATCGCTGTTGAAACATGCTGCTGTCGAAGATGTTGTCCAGGCAAGAGGGCATTTATCGCCCAAAAAAGATTCTGACTCTGCATtagaattgaaattgaactCTATGACAACACTGAATCGTTCAAATAGGAAACCGTCAGAGTTGCAGGACTTCAAGGAGACTGGAGACTATCCTCCAGAGTACAGGTTTTTGCAATTAAGATTGCACAAATATCAAGctatattgaaaaagaggaaCTCAATCACAAAAAGTGTTAGAGACACTTTGAATGATCAAGGCTTCATCGAAATTGAAACGCCGTTACTCTTTAAATCTACTCCAGAGGGAGCAAGAGAGTTCTTGGTACCCAGCCGAAAAGTTGATcataattcaaaaagacCTACCTTTTATGCATTACCGCAGAGCCCTCAACAATATAAACAGCTCTTGATCGCAAGTGGTGTCAATAAGTACTTTCAGTTGGCTCGTTGTTTCAGAGATGAAGACCTTAGGGCAGATAGACAACCGGAATTCACTCAGATAGATTTAGAAATGGCATTTTCGTCAGCTAATGATGTTATGCaagttgttgaaaaacttcTTGTCCCCTTGTGGAAGCAATACTCTGCCTCAAACAGTCTTTTGACCTTGAATAGTCGTGGGCGTTTAGTTTCTGTGGATAAGGAAGATCCCATTTGCCACATGACATATAAGCAAGCAATGACACAATACGGTATCGATAAACCAGATCTGCGTGCCCcagatttgaaaatcatGGACTTGACTGAATTTAAGGCAAGGGGCTACACTAATAAAGACTTTCCCGTTTTCGAAATACTAATACTAAGAAATGCTTTTGATTCGAAAGAAAGTCTCCAGCAGAATGCGTCCTACTTTAATAATGCCAATAATTATAATTCAAGAGTTCCAATTATTGTTCCTATAGaggatgaaaaagatgctAACAACTGGttcgaaaaatttatgACACTCGCagcatttgaaaatccaaaactgatttccaaatttttgaagttaaAGAAAGGTGATATTATATGTGGCTCGACTAGACAGCACTCATTTTCCTTATTCGAAAATCCTACACCATTGGGTAGACTACGTCAATTGGTTTTAGATAGTGATTGGGGTAAAGAAAGGTATCAAAAAACTAATAAAGATGTTGCTACATGGGTGGTTGACTTCCCTCTATTTTCGCcgaaagaaaaaaataccaAGGAAGATAAGAAATATGACTATCCTAGCTACTGTACAGACGCAGTGACATCCACGCATCATCCATTCACTATGGTAAAACTATCCGATTATGAAAAACTGCAGACAAATCCTTTGCAATGCTCCGGACAACACTACGATCTCGTCGTAAGCGGTGTTGAAGTGGGTGGAGGATCAACAAGAATTCATGATGCAGAACTGCAGGATTACATTTTCGAAaacattttgcaaatcaaaaattctgaCAAGCTTTTCGGTCATTTGTTGCGAGCTTTTAGGATGGGAACGCCGCCGCACGCAGGTTTTGCTGTTGGCTTTGACAGATTATGTGCCATGCTTTGTGGCACCGAGAGTATAAGAGATGTAATTGCTTTTCCCAAAAGTATAACCGGATCAGATCTAGTTGTTGGCTGTCCCACTGTTGTGGATGAAAAGACAATTAACATGTACAACATTAGATACAACAGTAAGTCATGA
- the SWD3 gene encoding Swd3p (similar to Saccharomyces cerevisiae SWD3 (YBR175W); ancestral locus Anc_8.585) gives MFQLKYQLPSIAEGRGQSTSAKISPDGGLVAMVQGTVILVYKIDDTGFAEFRMVVTSHSRSISDVCWSPDGKCVATASDDFTVEITHLSYGLIHRLVGHTAPVVSLCFNAKGNLLFSSSMDESIKIWDVLNGSQLRTIAAHSESVVSIDVPQCDGSVLSSGSYDGLIRIFDTSSGHCLKTLTYDKDWKSETGVVPISQVKFSANSKYLLVKSLDGVVKLWDCIRGYVVRTFKRESDDSQQLVHSCGMDFLYPQDDSPPLVVSGYETGDIYCWDSATKKLLYVLRDNERHRDHPIMSIDCKGNLMCSLSLNGECYLWDWVK, from the coding sequence ATGTTTCAATTGAAGTACCAGTTGCCCAGTATCGCCGAAGGGCGCGGACAGAGTACCTCCGCAAAGATTTCACCGGATGGAGGCCTCGTTGCAATGGTGCAGGGTACAGTGATTTTGGTGTACAAGATTGATGACACGGGGTTCGCGGAATTTCGTATGGTGGTTACATCACATTCGAGGTCGATATCTGATGTATGCTGGTCCCCTGACGGCAAGTGTGTGGCTACTGCGTCGGACGACTTTACTGTAGAGATAACACATCTGTCCTACGGATTGATTCACAGGCTGGTTGGTCATACGGCGCCTGTGGTTTCTTTGTGCTTCAACGCCAAGGGCAATTtgctcttttcttcctcgaTGGACGAAAGTATCAAGATTTGGGACGTGCTCAATGGGTCGCAACTGAGAACAATTGCAGCACACTCGGAATCGGTGGTCTCCATCGATGTGCCGCAATGTGATGGCTCCGTCCTGAGCTCGGGCTCATACGATGGGCTGATACGTATCTTCGATACTTCCTCGGGACACTGTTTGAAGACGCTGACGTATGACAAAGACTGGAAAAGCGAAACTGGGGTTGTTCCTATATCCCAGGTTAAATTCTCTGCCAACAGTAAATATTTGCTGGTTAAATCGCTTGACGGTGTTGTAAAGCTGTGGGACTGTATTAGAGGTTACGTTGTACGTACTTTTAAAAGGGAATCAGATGACTCGCAACAGCTCGTACACTCCTGTGGTATGGATTTTCTTTATCCCCAAGATGACTCACCTCCTTTGGTCGTAAGTGGCTACGAGACTGGTGATATTTACTGCTGGGATTCAGCAACCAAGAAACTACTTTATGTGCTACGAGATAATGAGCGCCACCGCGACCATCCCATTATGAGCATCGATTGCAAGGGCAATCTCATGTGTTCACTATCCCTCAATGGTGAGTGTTACCTATGGGACTGGGTTAAATAA
- the UMP1 gene encoding Ump1p (similar to Saccharomyces cerevisiae UMP1 (YBR173C); ancestral locus Anc_8.586): protein MNIVPPSNHKSTVSTAQDPFAASNAVKALPDTFRQQEGGAVPISTQLNDRHPLESRILNWESTERKRQLEQYRQIFGIAEPMRRVMELEMVDRTDFNPLNTSSLHHDILLNKDCSIDWEDIYPSNGLDTHSGNLLGDTVHSHIERSAGI from the coding sequence ATGAACATCGTGCCACCATCAAACCACAAATCTACAGTTTCCACTGCACAAGACCCGTTCGCCGCTTCGAATGCTGTGAAAGCGTTGCCAGACACATTTCGCCAACAAGAAGGTGGTGCTGTGCCAATATCCACACAGTTGAACGACAGACATCCGCTAGAGTCACGTATACTGAATTGGGAGTCTACCGAGAGAAAGAGACAGCTCGAACAGTACAGACAGATATTCGGCATTGCCGAGCCCATGAGAAGAGTCATGGAACTCGAGATGGTCGATCGCACGGATTTCAACCCTCTAAACACTTCTTCCCTGCACCACGACATACTGCTCAACAAGGACTGCTCCATAGACTGGGAGGACATCTATCCGTCGAACGGCCTCGACACACACTCAGGAAACCTCCTCGGAGATACGGTCCACTCCCATATCGAACGCAGTGCGGGCATATAA
- a CDS encoding uncharacterized protein (similar to Saccharomyces cerevisiae SMY2 (YBR172C) and YPL105C; ancestral locus Anc_8.587) produces the protein MNFQSSYQDPLESMSYQLQNMAFERGVSGAHSGAKVSANGGVSQPLSRTGSSLVDSMAAQRSSSPFVAHSQVPGQILGQASGGIPQARESVGVGSVGIAGGFQGQGAILGGASGPPNGWTQSANGSSVSSPYTSQLGQTNLYTGGSPHFQNLPMPAGMPQSSQPVIIESQWKYFDTQGQIQGPFSSNAMSQWYASGYFQPSLQIARQGPTPEPFGINDRFIMLAELISRVNDFHDPFLSFDRIISSNSMYNLGASLVGHHNAASTLQSSIQPNHSSAVANVESDDFTHDEILQLKDKDGGYYHEVLVQIPASRKNEQKLDQNVEVDTSVVFINEGITEIPRKEKMLEASTSQVDATSSEMKQNSTIESSEKIADKNKQKATSRAKVVVSDAKDINSRRQQKAEEMARKLVEEQEKQEREQNRKEELRKLKKQQKQKTKESDENSVKNKSKTTTESMSTATTVSSKSSPEESQKGASVITAPVAPWAHKAENADTTKISIPELQKKEEIEQARRNQERELKERAVALKIQDDILKQEKADNELKSKLTWANKPAPPAVTIDIKAQSKRKAELESANKIKSLATANSNSSALNELNDPNFIKQQKKLWEEAQRSNSKPTTSNPSSSSNKMWTTVPSKSSNNNTNREAKITNQPKSYISPDKLRAVSVTSNKQIGSSTSIPSLKSKYSTPMAYPGNSSIALRQEFLRWCKSQMKLSPNVSSTSVLEVLLSLPAGPDAKEIIADTIYSNSSTMDGRRFALEFIKKRIECEKQIKDPLTWSEALALPEGEQDDWEFQIVSKKKGRKH, from the coding sequence atgaattttcaatcatCATACCAGGACCCTTTGGAGTCGATGAGCTACCAATTGCAGAATATGGCGTTCGAAAGAGGCGTGAGTGGTGCCCACAGTGGGGCGAAAGTTAGTGCGAACGGCGGTGTCAGTCAGCCTCTGAGCAGAACAGGATCCTCTTTGGTGGACTCAATGGCTGCCCAGAGATCTTCATCGCCCTTTGTGGCGCACTCGCAAGTTCCAGGGCAGATTTTGGGCCAAGCTTCAGGCGGGATTCCGCAGGCCCGGGAGAGCGTTGGAGTTGGATCTGTCGGTATCGCTGGTGGCTTTCAGGGCCAGGGTGCGATTCTCGGCGGCGCGAGTGGACCTCCGAACGGCTGGACTCAAAGTGCGAATGGCTCTTCTGTGAGCTCACCTTACACATCGCAACTGGGCCAAACAAACTTGTACACAGGCGGCTCACCACACTTCCAAAACTTGCCTATGCCGGCAGGTATGCCGCAATCTTCTCAACCCGTCATTATAGAGTCGCAATGGAAGTATTTTGACACTCAGGGACAGATCCAAGGTCCGTTTAGTTCAAATGCGATGTCTCAATGGTATGCTTCAGGCTATTTCCAGCCTTCTTTGCAAATAGCCAGACAGGGGCCGACGCCGGAACCTTTTGGAATCAACGATCGATTTATCATGTTAGCGGAGCTGATCTCTAGAGTCAACGATTTTCATGATCCGTTTCTGAGTTTTGATCGGATTATATCATCGAATAGCATGTACAATTTGGGTGCATCGCTCGTGGGTCATCATAACGCAGCCAGTACACTGCAGTCCAGCATACAGCCCAATCACTCTTCTGCTGTGGCAAATGTTGAGAGTGACGATTTTACtcatgatgaaattttgcaaCTGAAGGATAAGGATGGTGGATATTATCACGAAGTGCTTGTGCAAATTCCAGCAAGCAGAAAGAATGAACAAAAGCTAGACCAAAATGTTGAAGTTGATACTTCAGTAGTATTCATCAATGAAGGGATAACAGAAATAccaagaaaggaaaaaatgctGGAAGCTTCCACCTCTCAAGTGGATGCAACATCCTCAGAGATGAAGCAAAATTCAACCATTGAAAGTTCAGAAAAAATAGCGGATAAAAATAAGCAGAAAGCAACTTCTAGAGCAAAGGTAGTCGTATCAGATGCAAAAGATATCAATTCAAGACGTCAACAAAAGGCTGAGGAAATGGCAAGAAAGTTAGTTGAAGAACAGGAAAAGCAAGAAAGAGAGCAAAATAGAAAGGAGGAACTTCGTAAACTCAAGAAGCAGCAAAAGCAAAAGACAAAAGAGtctgatgaaaattcagtGAAGAACAAGTCGAAAACGACTACAGAATCTATGAGCACTGCTACAACTGTCTCTTCGAAGAGTTCACCCGAGGAGTCACAAAAGGGAGCATCCGTTATTACTGCACCAGTGGCACCTTGGGCACATAAAGCGGAAAATGCAGATACAACAAAAATCTCCATTCCCGAGTTgcagaagaaagaagaaattgaacaagcaagaagaaatcaagagcgtgaattgaaagaaagagcTGTCGCTCTCAAAATACAGGATGATATATTGAAACAGGAGAAGGCAGATAATGAACTAAAATCGAAGCTAACATGGGCAAACAAACCTGCACCACCAGCTGTTACTATCGATATAAAAGctcaatcaaaaagaaaagcagAATTAGAATCAGCcaataaaatcaaaagcTTGGCTACAGCCAATTCTAATTCCAGCGCACTTAATGAACTAAATGATCCcaattttatcaagcaGCAAAAAAAGTTATGGGAGGAAGCTCAGCGGTCCAATTCAAAACCAACAACAAGCAATCCAAGTTCTTCCAGCAATAAAATGTGGACTACCGTTCCATCAAAATCATCGAATAATAACACTAATCGCGAGGCAAAAATCACCAATCAACCCAAGTCATATATCAGTCCAGACAAACTGAGGGCCGTTAGTGTAACTtcaaataaacaaattGGGTCATCTACCAGCATTCCAAGTTTAAAATCTAAATACTCGACTCCTATGGCTTACCCTGGTAACTCGTCCATTGCTTTGCGCCAAGAATTCCTAAGATGGTGCAAATCACAAATGAAACTCAGTCCTAACGTCTCTTCGACCAGTGTTTTGGAAGTTTTACTAAGTCTTCCAGCTGGACCGGATGCTAAAGAGATTATCGCTGACACTATATATTCGAATAGCAGTACTATGGATGGAAGAAGATTTGCACTAgagtttatcaaaaaacGTATTGAGTGTGAAAAGCAAATCAAAGATCCACTGACTTGGAGTGAAGCTTTGGCTTTACCGGAGGGTGAGCAAGACGATTGggaatttcaaattgttaGTAAAAAGAAAGGTAGAAAACACTGA